The Candidatus Bathyarchaeota archaeon region GCAGGGAATCGGAAAAAAGTCTACAGATAATATTTCGTGAAAGAATCGGGGCTCACGATATTACGATCGTTGAAGCGAGATCTGCAGATGAACTTTACGATTTCATAAGTGAATATATAAAATATCAGAAAATAAAAAGTCCCAATGAGTCTATAATAAACGAAAAAACAAAAGAAGTATTGCGGGATTACTTGTCTAGAGGATACAACTTCTGGGTCTTTGATTTAGTTAATCTATATTCAGAGGTCAAAAGCATTGATCCCATTATATATGAGTTCAAGACTCCCAGTCTTTATTATCCTATGAAAGTTTCCACAACAGCTAAGGGTAATACTGAAATCATTCTGTACCTAATAACCGAGGAAACAATCTCTGAAGAATCAATTCCTTCCAAGATGAAGCTAGCACAATATTTTGAAAGTGATCAAATAGTACAATTTCAACTATCGTATGATGAATTAGATTCGATAGATAATGGAATATCAGAACTTTTTGATATTGAACTTTTAATCCACCCATCACTTCCAGTGGCATGGTTGACTGCTGTGAAATATGAAGGTGAATTAAGCGAGCTGGATATTGATTTAGAGATCCCTCCGCGTCCTATACACTGTAGATCAATAGAAGTATGGACAGACAAAACCCAGTATGATTTAGGTGAAGCTGTTGCAATGACAATAGATTTTACACATTTGTTGCCAGGATGTTTTGAGATAGAGACTCTCCATTACCACGAAATTCACCTAGAGATATATGATTATAATGATCAACTGGTAAGATCTTGGCAGTGGT contains the following coding sequences:
- a CDS encoding DUF2330 domain-containing protein; the protein is MIEMWKKIFSLFLISFMIMPILTVRADRCILPISDVDVYGPGQKAIIAWNGTTERLILSTDLYSNRETLVLEILPLPSEPMIEKGDFKSFQKIQNLMVKNFPQDIFLGRESEKSLQIIFRERIGAHDITIVEARSADELYDFISEYIKYQKIKSPNESIINEKTKEVLRDYLSRGYNFWVFDLVNLYSEVKSIDPIIYEFKTPSLYYPMKVSTTAKGNTEIILYLITEETISEESIPSKMKLAQYFESDQIVQFQLSYDELDSIDNGISELFDIELLIHPSLPVAWLTAVKYEGELSELDIDLEIPPRPIHCRSIEVWTDKTQYDLGEAVAMTIDFTHLLPGCFEIETLHYHEIHLEIYDYNDQLVRSWQWSVGDDFRKTIKWRPPETSEYTLVASSWCNDMLEVEDQYFITVSDSIPPIPNIMQINSNIQWLLYGVIITISCILIGVGLTYLLLRRHK